In Entelurus aequoreus isolate RoL-2023_Sb linkage group LG13, RoL_Eaeq_v1.1, whole genome shotgun sequence, a genomic segment contains:
- the LOC133663704 gene encoding histidine-rich glycoprotein-like → MALSTPPWYHPHHPGIVHITMVSSTPPWHRPHHHGIIHTTMASSTPPWYYPHHHGIVHTTMVPSTPPWHRQYHYGTIHITMASSTPPWYHPHHHSIVHTTMLSSTPPWYHPHHHGIVNTTMVRSTPPWHRPHHHGILHTTMASSTPPWYHSHHHGIIHTTMVLSTPPWYHPHHHVHTTMASSTPPWHRPHHHGIVHTTMASSTPPWYHSHHHGIIHTTMVLSTPPWHRPHHHDIVHTTMASTTPPWHRPHHHGIVHTTMASSTPPWYHSHHHGIIHTTMVLFTPPWYHPHHHVHTTMASSTPPWHRPHHHGIVDTTMASSTPPW, encoded by the coding sequence ATGGCATTGTCAACACCACCATGGTACCATCCACACCACCCTGGCATCGTCCACATCACCATGGTATCCTCCACACCACCATGGCATCGTCCACACCACCATGGTATCATTCACACCACCATGGCATCATCCACACCACCATGGTACTATCCACACCACCATGGCATCGTCCACACCACCATGGTACCATCCACACCACCATGGCATCGTCAATACCACTATGGTACCATCCACATCACCATGGCATCGTCAACACCACCATGGTACCATCCACACCACCATAGCATAGTCCACACCACTATGTTATCATCCACACCACCATGGTACCATCCACACCACCATGGCATTGTCAACACCACCATGGTACGATCCACACCACCCTGGCATCGTCCACATCACCATGGTATCCTCCACACCACCATGGCATCGTCCACACCACCATGGTATCATTCACACCACCATGGCATCATCCACACCACCATGGTACTATCCACGCCACCATGGTACCATCCACACCACCATGTCCACACCACCATGGCATCGTCCACACCACCCTGGCATCGTCCACATCACCATGGTATCGTCCACACCACCATGGCATCATCCACACCACCATGGTATCATTCACACCACCATGGCATCATCCACACCACCATGGTACTATCCACACCACCATGGCATCGTCCACACCACCATGACATCGTCCACACCACCATGGCATCGACCACACCACCCTGGCATCGTCCACATCACCACGGTATCGTCCACACCACCATGGCATCGTCCACACCACCATGGTATCATTCCCACCACCATGGCATCATCCACACCACCATGGTACTATTTACACCACCATGGTACCATCCACACCACCATGTCCACACCACCATGGCATCGTCCACACCACCCTGGCATCGTCCACATCACCATGGTATCGTCGACACCACCATGGCATCGTCCACACCACCATGGTAA